In the Catharus ustulatus isolate bCatUst1 chromosome 18, bCatUst1.pri.v2, whole genome shotgun sequence genome, one interval contains:
- the SNRNP35 gene encoding U11/U12 small nuclear ribonucleoprotein 35 kDa protein, with the protein MADWAPIAKEYDPLKAGSIDGTDEEPHDRAIWRAMLARYVPNKGVTGDPHLTLFVARLNLQTTEEKLKEVFSRYGDIRKIRLVRDLVTGFSKGYAFVEYKEERALLKAHRDANRLVIDQHEIFVDFELERTLKGWIPRRLGGGFGGKKESGQLRFGGRDRPFRKPINLPNMKNDLYGEGSSEKRNWSREGTRDWRTRDRDHERSRDKRWPERDRSWAWGDSDRERDSKEERSRGRERKDRDRKDRDQDRSRDRDTKKQRDEDKHR; encoded by the coding sequence ATGGCCGACTGGGCCCCCATAGCGAAGGAGTACGACCCTCTCAAGGCTGGCAGCATCGATGGCACGGACGAGGAGCCCCACGACCGCGCCATATGGCGGGCGATGCTGGCACGGTACGTCCCCAACAAGGGCGTCACGGGAGATCCTCACCTCACCCTCTTCGTGGCGAGGCTCAATCTCCAGACCACAGAAGAGAAGTTAAAGGAGGTGTTTTCCCGCTACGGAGACATCAGAAAGATCCGTCTGGTTCGAGACCTGGTCACGGGATTTTCCAAGGGTTACGCGTTCGTTGAGTACAAGGAGGAGCGCGCGCTCCTGAAGGCACACAGAGATGCCAACAGGCTGGTCATCGACCAGCATGAGATCTTTGTGGACTTTGAGCTGGAGAGAACTCTCAAAGGATGGATTCCCCGCAGGCTTGGGGGTGGCTTTGGAGGCAAAAAGGAGTCCGGGCAGCTGCGGTTCGGAGGACGGGACAGACCTTTCCGAAAGCCCATCAATTTGCCAAACATGAAAAATGATTTATACGGAGAAGGATcatcagagaaaagaaactggTCTCGTGAGGGAACGAGGGACTGGAGAACCAGGGACCGGGACCACgagaggagcagggacaaaCGCTGGCCAGAAAGGGACAGGTCCTGGGCttggggtgacagtgacagagagAGGGACTCcaaagaggagaggagcagggggagggagaggaaggacagagacaggaaggacagggatcAAGACcggagcagggacagagataCCAAGAAGCAAAGAGACGAAGATAAACACCGCTAG
- the RILPL2 gene encoding RILP-like protein 2 isoform X1 — MERGRDGEEELEEEDEDEEEEDGGPESALEKSPFQLTAADVYDISSVVGRDLLQLRAGPQLPAARARLQFRIVRVLEMLEALVSESSVAEEQLRRERDSLRRELEQLRAAARGSDPQPSSLGPDQMVIDLTDPNRPRFTLQELRDVLQERNQLKAQLLVVQEELQCYKSGIISQKRDQSEELEKAASGSSAGSSKNSEEKTIIKRLFSFKHGK; from the exons ATGGAGCGGGGCCGGGAcggggaggaggagctggaggaggaggatgaggatgaggaggaggaggatggcgGCCCGGAGAGCGCCCTGGAGAAGAGCCCGTTCCAACTGACGGCCGCGGATGTCTACGACATCTCCTCGGTGGTGGGCCGGGACCTGCTGCAGCTCCGCGCCGGGCCGCAGCTGCCCGCCGCCCGCGCCCGGCTGCAGTTCAGGATCGTCAGggtgctggagatgctggaagCGCTGGTGAGCGAGAGCAGCGTGGCCGAGGAGCAGCTGCGGAGAGAGCGGGACAGCCTCcggagggagctggagcagctgcgGGCGGCGGCCCGGGGGAGCGACCCGCAG CCCAGCAGCCTTGGACCAGATCAAATGGTGATAGACCTCACAGACCCCAACCGGCCCCGGTtcaccctgcaggagctccgAGATGTATTGCAGGAGAGGAACCAGCTGAAAGCTCAGCTTCTGGTGGTGCAAGAGGAGCTACAGTGCTATAAGAG TGGGATCATCTCACAGAAAAGGGACCAAAgtgaagaactggaaaaagcagccagtggcagcagtgctggcagcagcaagaACAGTGAAGAGAAGACAATCATCAAACGGCT gttttcttttaaacatgGAAAATGA
- the RILPL2 gene encoding RILP-like protein 2 isoform X2 — translation MERGRDGEEELEEEDEDEEEEDGGPESALEKSPFQLTAADVYDISSVVGRDLLQLRAGPQLPAARARLQFRIVRVLEMLEALVSESSVAEEQLRRERDSLRRELEQLRAAARGSDPQPSSLGPDQMVIDLTDPNRPRFTLQELRDVLQERNQLKAQLLVVQEELQCYKRVERGTGTWLAGELGISHLFPGLV, via the exons ATGGAGCGGGGCCGGGAcggggaggaggagctggaggaggaggatgaggatgaggaggaggaggatggcgGCCCGGAGAGCGCCCTGGAGAAGAGCCCGTTCCAACTGACGGCCGCGGATGTCTACGACATCTCCTCGGTGGTGGGCCGGGACCTGCTGCAGCTCCGCGCCGGGCCGCAGCTGCCCGCCGCCCGCGCCCGGCTGCAGTTCAGGATCGTCAGggtgctggagatgctggaagCGCTGGTGAGCGAGAGCAGCGTGGCCGAGGAGCAGCTGCGGAGAGAGCGGGACAGCCTCcggagggagctggagcagctgcgGGCGGCGGCCCGGGGGAGCGACCCGCAG CCCAGCAGCCTTGGACCAGATCAAATGGTGATAGACCTCACAGACCCCAACCGGCCCCGGTtcaccctgcaggagctccgAGATGTATTGCAGGAGAGGAACCAGCTGAAAGCTCAGCTTCTGGTGGTGCAAGAGGAGCTACAGTGCTATAAGAG GGTGGAAAGAGGAACAGGCACCTGGCTTGCAGGGGAGCTGGGAATCTCCCATCTGTTCCCAGGCCTGGTGTGA
- the KMT5A gene encoding N-lysine methyltransferase KMT5A: MASRANQRPDSDDWQEVKPMGLPRVTRRLPAERLAAAAGTPRGQSGPPGAGAPGRGAAAAMAGGKNMPKTRAGGVEKASPESAERKGSGRPRAGGENVFIGQSKIYSYLNPNKAPGARPPLQEENSVMYHEVKCQGKTLKETYRKGAGKKNGGKIVEGAVKPEEQKDKEGVCNPSVPSDQNQETVETQKTPLPAGSAEEANAKPAQKKMVKAKRGPRKKTQGRTPNRKVTDYYPVRRSSRKSKSELETEERRKIDELITSGKEEGMKIDYIDGKGRGVIATKHFNRGEFVVEYHGDLIEITDAKKREAVYAQDPSTGCYMYYFQYLSKTYCVDATKETNRLGRLINHSKCGNCQTKLHDIDGVPHLILIASRDIKAGEELLYDYGDRSKASIEAHPWLKH; this comes from the exons ATGGCCTCCCGCGCCAATCAGAGGCCCGATAGCGATGATTGGCAGGAAGTTAAACCAATGGGGTTGCCCAGGGTAACGCGGCGTCTCCCTGCGGAGCGgttggcggcggcggcggggactCCGCGGGGACAGTCGGGGCCGCCTGGCGCGGGGGCTccggggcgcggggccgccgccgccatggccgGAG GGAAGAACATGCCCAagaccagggcgggcggcgtGGAGAAGGCAAGCCCCGAGAGCGCTGAGAGGAAGGGCTCTGGCCGCCCCCGGGCTGGCGGG GAGAATGTGTTTATTGGTCAATCCAAAATCTACAGCTACCTGAATCCCAACAAAGCTCCTGGTGCTCGCCCCCCGCTTCAAGAAGAAAACTCTGTCATGTATCACGAGGTGAAATGTCAGGGCAAAACACTAAAGGAAACCTACAGGAAAGGAGCTG GAAAAAAGAATGGTGGCAAAATCGTTGAAGGTGCTGTGAAACCAGAAGAGCAGAAGGATAAGGAAGGTGTGTGCAATCCTTCTGTGCCCTCTGATCAAAACCAAGAAACTGTGGAAACCCAGAAGACTCCTctgcctgcaggctctgctgaggaGGCCAATGCAAAGCCAGCTCAGAAGAAGATGGTTAAAGCAAAACGAGGACCAAGGAAAAA AACACAAGGAAGGACACCAAACCGAAAAGTGACAGATTATTACCCAGTTAGAAGAAGTTCCAGGAAGAGCAAATCTGAACTGGAG actgaggaaaggaggaaaatagaTGAGCTGATTACAagtgggaaggaagaaggaatgaAG ATTGATTACATCGATGGCAAAGGGAGAGGAGTAATTGCTACTAAACATTTTAATCGAGGAGAATTTGTGGTGGAATATCACGGGGATCTCATTGAGATCACTGATGCCAAGAAAAGAGAGGCTGTGTATGCTCAAGACCCATCCACAGGCTGCTACATGTACTATTTCCAGTACCTCAGCAAAACCTACTG TGTTGATGCTACGAAGGAAACGAATCGTCTGGGGAGGCTCATTAATCACAGCAAGTGTGGCAATTGTCAGACCAAGCTGCACGACATCGATGGTGTGCCTCATCTCATCCTCATCGCTTCCAGGGACATTAAGGCAGGTGAAGAACTGTTGTACGACTATGGAGACAGAAGCAAAGCTTCCATTGAAGCTCACCCGTGGCTGAAACACTAA